A window of Dysidea avara chromosome 1, odDysAvar1.4, whole genome shotgun sequence genomic DNA:
AGACATGTCAGGTAGATCACGAGtgcatgttacaactattatgtgACACTTTAAAGTACTTTTTAAGCCTTTGAAGTTACTTTTCACTTGaatgcctttgatgtggttgaggGTACCTTTGATGTGGTCTGGTATTTATCCAGAGCCTTTGAAGTGGCTGAACATACCATTATAGTTACTATATCAGTtgcagcctcacaataccttcatggtgccttggcagtacaACCTGCTGCAAAATTTTTAAAggattattcagtggaattttctactacctactgatgccttcagacaagcgtaaataatgactaaggctatgtatgggcttgattttttcacagttcaatgttgctttagtgtgccttttggcatattgcagtacgtacatacaatgcatgcacttactgttgtcttcctttgtgtcccatttatctttttAGCCTAAGGTATTGATTTGAGgtagcatgatggcttcccagctacatttgtaacaggaatcatccgagttttccattgtgactgattgattgcagaccttctcgtactgttcttcatttgtaatgctgtgtaatgggctgaacatacaGGGTATCTGAAAACTACCATATAGCAGGTTATTTttgaaacagaaaattttgcacaagaagcaaaatctgaatttcttaatttcgaagagtgcatattccgaagtccggatggatttcaaataaatggaaattcGTATAACAAAAtgtgaagatgcgtgaatgtttgccaaaaactgacttactgatggaataatccccatctctgtgcactggagagaagactgagggagtctcgagtggagtaaattcactggcttgATCGTGCTcgattgtagctagctatctaccatagattctagagcagacagcatcaattcccattctggatcacctgttttctggctattggcacagtaatgatacagtttacccattatcatcagtaatactgagctaaaactcgaggaatacacaaacaaattgccaaaagttggattgttgctttcacttgtgggaatttattttcaaagaacaaCCGGACGtcggaatttattttcgaacaGAAgagcctcttcgaaatatccgaaaataaaaacctttcggaaATTACCAGTTATACGgtaagtgtaatggccacttcactatttcagtaattgatagttggtacgtgtgttcagatgaaaacaataagcctgacaccattctttcttctaatgtggTACGTGCGGGTTCACCAGGTCACCTGCAACCAAAGCTATACTGGTTGACAACTTATCCCTGTTTTCCCATGATTGAATTAAGGATTAATGTCCAATAGTACATCTTCATGTGTAGGTGATATCCcttatttcattactttttatttctaatcgaacttaaactTCCTTGTAGTGCCCAAACCAGAGGGCATTGCCTAGGCATAATGTCACACAGGGTGATATCATATACATcaaagaattcctttgatcttcccacacagtgttacatgtgataCTTATTGTACAGCCGCCTCATCAATGAACACTTGTATGATACTGAGCACATGGTCCACAACTTCCATAGAAGAAGTAGCACAAGCTAATGGTAGTGGACTAAGATGGTTTCAACTGTATGTCTTCAAGGACAAATCAGTCACAATGGATCTTATCAAACAAGCTGAACGGTCTGGTTATAAGGCAATAGTGATCACTGTAGACACACCCAGAGTGGGTAAAAAACTGGTTGATGATAGAAACAGATTTTATTTACCAAGTCATTTACATCGTGTTAATGCTACTACTGATACTTCGGATAATACTCAAAGTTCACAAGAGGCACAAGAATCTTTGGTACATAAGTCTACACAAACAATGCTAGACCCCAAGTTAACATGGGATACTATCACATGGGTGAAGAGCTTTACTAAACTACCAGTGATAGTGAAGGGTATTCTCACTGGTGAGGATGCCAAGTTGGCTGTACAACATGGAGTGGATGGGATAATAGTGTCCAATCATGGTGGTAGGCAGTTAGATGGAGTGTTAGCAACTGTAAGTTGTGTTTAATTAGTAGTATATTTACCATTGTATGGTTCACATACAGATTGATGTACTGGGAGAAGTAGTGGAGGCAGTAGAGGGTAGGGTAGAGGTATATGTTGATGGAGGAGTAAGACAAGGTACTGATGTGTTAAAGGCATTAGCACTTGGAGCTAAAGCAGTGTTCATTGGTCGACCAGTATTGTGGGGATTAGCTTATCAGGTGAGTACAGTGAATATTGTGTTGCTATTATGGAATGCCGTCCATCCATCAAAACAGTATTTTGTACGGATTAAACAAAATTTATATTTAAAGCCCTTTTTTATTCATCCATTATTTTGCAGTATTGGAAATGCCTAAAtgctctaattgagcagtcatttttaaaccaggcaccaggcgcacgcccacagccggccgaaggccggctgtgggcgtgcgcctggtttactgaaattgttttcgtaaaagtgtgtgtgtgtacctatctacctatctacctatgtttgtccgtacgcacccacgtgagcaaaatcgtttaataacggtaaaagcagcttttacgtaagaagtaaaagtgaaatgaagtctgtattaaacttctgcacaggttaactttgctctgaggtggtttcttttcggcggactgaaatacgggtgtggtgactttcctcagactaccttccccttgaggttttcaggcatttagcaactgaaaaacaacggtgcaggcctcgtacactgccaggaatagcctatcacttcgagttgaaaggggcgtatcccttacgtacgcgaacgaaaatgaagagcagctttgaggctttgtcgagagaatttgtggaaaaaaacacgttagtcacactataaaacagtttagaagatagttttgtgcgtaatatgttggtaaaagcggtttatttaacaaaggCTTCCTTAgaagtgcatagcaacgtaattgaacgaattacgaatatttcatgaattacgaaatacgagaaatagctaattatattattgcacaacccaaactaccctattgtaaagtagtaatacatagttggttaattcatagtagtatatactgtctatagttattccagatgagttagctagctgcatggcgcctggtttttagaagtagcacaacatcaacttgttagtTGTCAGATTGTTGAGGGTTTGGATCAGATATTATTATGGTATTATTTGTGTTCTGTGAAATTACATCCATAGCTAActtgtacatacactgtatggtTTAGGGACAAACTGGTGTGGAGGAGGTACTGAGAATCATAAAAGAAGAATTCAAACTTGCAATGGCTCTCTCTGGTAAGTATATGCTTACTTGATTAACAcataataatatagctataggATTAATAGGAGTACCTTGTGATTAATGTTCCTTATGAACATGACAAGCCTAACAGTAAAGATTACTTTGCCCGTTGTGGTATATGGTTTAAATGTTTCTGTTCACCTGAGCAATGACTGACAAATAGACACCCATCTCTTTCTCTACTACTGCGTAGGCATTGGTTAGATTGCAGCAACATGTGATATGGCTTCAATGGCAGCTAACTGTCATGAaaactgtattttctgtagtgactggattgtttgCAATATGGATACGTATGTATGATTGCTTgattgtactgttctttgtttgtgatGCTGTACAATGGTAGAACATGCATGAAAACAAAacagaatggccacttcacttctcattctacagtgctccctcaattatccgacccccttgggaccaatacatgttcagataatcaaagctCATTAATTTATATACAGCGCCatgtttaaatactctaatagaacatacatcttactacaaaatactctaatagagcagtcatttctactgttcgaATAAccaagtgttcggataatcgagggagcactgtaattgatagtcagtGCATACATTTAGTAGCaatttccgtagtgactggGTTGATTGTAGAGGTACTTTTTGTATTGTTTGTGATGCTTTATAACGGATGCAAtacagctgaaaatgaagcagaatgTGGCCTCATCGATTCTCATTAATTGATAGTCAGGTTGCACATTGAGTCGCTGAATTGATTTTTACAATATTCCTGACTGGCACCATTCTTCCCTTTGATGCTGGTTCACCATCACgcaaaaaagtaaataaacaagtgtaaggaaatatTAGAAAAGCTACAGTATGTGACTAAAGTagccactagtatagctgcaggtgtagatgacctctatTGTTCCATTGCTTTTATTTCTACGAATGATCCCTACTCAGACATAAAATTTCTAAGTTTTCCTTATTAAAATCATTTATTCACAAATGTGAcccaaaaccagtcttatcgcccatgtcagcagattcgatttttcacccagaacacaaagctaactatctaatttcataatcaaaatcagcaagaattgagtggtctgcttttgctggctacttttctCAATcccagtggtgatctgtacgtgtggtgtggggccttaatggagctctggtcagcctggggatggctatatatgactgtacagctccgtggtgttgaataaagacctctgctatgaatttcctttcattttagcccattttgagacctgaatggcccataactcatccctacgccttccttttcaatttttaaaacagcctcttgccctccttccaggTCCCtgcctccctccccttttggagctcgcctgatacagtcaaccacgGTTTAaaatctatctaaaatggtgggaaacttagctgttggctacttgcacagtggatgctctggaaggtaaggaattggtgtaaaacgtgtgaaaatttggttaacatagcttcaaccattggcaagctactacacactaaatacttaaaaccggcatttctcgatacttttaaataggcaataagaccggttttcccagactgggtcacaaattgtAATTGAGTTTTGGAAAAAAACATTCCAAATCACatattagaagtttcgagataaatggttttaaagaattcaagtcaacaTCACAcacatgaaatttacacaagagatgcatcatTTCAGACCATGCACTTCTAGTACTTGTAGCTACAGGGCTGtactggcttcttagtggctgatatgcagcaaaatcaacagaaaaattgtttggccaacattatcaggccatccaccagtaaaccactgattcttaccAAGTCAGGCTCTTCACAAGGTCTGaaactgccattcgagctctccacaccacccagaaaagatgtctgctaataccagcctcaagtagtactgagggtcaaaactagtactacaatagtgtagctatccactggttgtgttagtttgattttgcctgatgtgcgatttggatcggttttgtaagaTCTGGTTGTAATTTATTAATATTTAATTGTGTAAGGTACTAAACATTTATACATATGTAACTTTAAACATGCTGCATCATGCATGAAAGTTAAATCAATTTAAGAGTGAAAACATTTATGAACTACTGCACTACACTGCACGTTCGCTTTATAATTCATAAGTTGTCATTCCAAAAAAACATGAGTCCTGAAAGCTTTCACATTGCTGAATTTCACTGCATGAACGCAAGTAATTGTTCTAATAGAGGAATGACTGCAAGTTCTTGTAAAAAAGGAAGGTTTTTAAATTTCTTAGGGTACGGCTAACTATATAGGAGTCTACATTCCATTCACTAAAAGCATGACTGTACCACAAGTGTTGCATACATAATGCATGTAATATAATGTGTGTAAGTTTGTAGTGTCTATATGCACAGCAATCGAAATGTTagagtatgtatatacataaagCAAAGAGAATGTGTTTTCTTTTTTAGGATGTGCAAATGTTACCGACATTCAACTATCACTACTTGCCTTTGAGAAGAGATACAGTTCTAAATTGTGATGTGTAACTGAACCACAGTATATTCTAtgctataatagctatatatgtaaatATCTGTATAGCCATAATAATAGTGGAATAAAAAGCAATGTACCGATATTAAATCATCGCAGAGGTTATTGGCTATAACAGTTACAGCGACACAGCATTCAGTATTATAGAGCTGTGCATGATGGTTTTCACTGTACATAGGTGTAGCAAGATAAGGAGTACTGACCCGTATGTGTATAAAGTTAGCTACATCAATATAGATTCAGTACCACTCACTATGCAAAGCATAAGGTGCACTACATGGGGAATGCCCCCACAGAAATTTTAGCTTTCTTAGAACAATTAAAAACTTATGTTTCCATGACATTTCTTTAATAAAATTTGAATGAAATATTTAGAATTGTCCTAATTCATATATCATATTACCTGACTAGAATAAGGCACATTCCTTTTTTTTAATTGCGGCATACAGAAATAAAAATTAACTATGACAATTCCATTTACacttatgcaaaaagtacattcaTGACAACTGAAAATTTAAAATGTCACTGCACGAAACCCCAGGAACTATAGTTTTGTGCAGTGTTtttgtattctattagaatttatTCAGTAATAACCTCATTAGGGACTTGCATTCAAGGAGGCTTatacttatacttgtatatcTCTAAATTACACAGAACACACGTGAGTATGTAATGAAAACCTCAACGGAAGACAATCAGTATTCTCTGTACCTATGTAGTGGCTTTAAATTCCAACACCAGTAACATCTCTTTTATCAGGCTAGCTACATGCAGGTGTGACATGTTGAAATGTACAATTCacattgtgtgtgcatgcctatGTAGGTAATAGCTAACATGGGAAGAGGTCACACCGTTGGTCAGTGTAGCATATTGTGAGGATAAGAAGCTATTGAACAATTTGACAGCAAATGGAGCTGAAAAGATTTTCCTATAATATACAAGTGATAACATGTCTTCTCAACTTAATGAATTCCAAAGGAGTTATTATTGTAGTTTGATTCTACATACATGTAA
This region includes:
- the LOC136258027 gene encoding 2-Hydroxyacid oxidase 1-like isoform X1, whose protein sequence is MLKPVCLADFEEHFLKSLDRNARDYFSSGANQEITVKDNVEAFNRYRLRPRMLRDVSNVNMKTTIMGNEIDFPIGIAPTAVQKMAHPEGEVATARAASSMNTCMILSTWSTTSIEEVAQANGSGLRWFQLYVFKDKSVTMDLIKQAERSGYKAIVITVDTPRVGKKLVDDRNRFYLPSHLHRVNATTDTSDNTQSSQEAQESLVHKSTQTMLDPKLTWDTITWVKSFTKLPVIVKGILTGEDAKLAVQHGVDGIIVSNHGGRQLDGVLATIDVLGEVVEAVEGRVEVYVDGGVRQGTDVLKALALGAKAVFIGRPVLWGLAYQGQTGVEEVLRIIKEEFKLAMALSGCANVTDIQLSLLAFEKRYSSKL
- the LOC136258027 gene encoding 2-Hydroxyacid oxidase 1-like isoform X2, which gives rise to MLKPVCLADFEEHFLKSLDRNARDYFSSGANQEITVKDNVEAFNRYRLRPRMLRDVSNVNMKTTIMGNEIDFPIGIAPTAVQKMAHPEGEVATARAASSMNTCMILSTWSTTSIEEVAQANGSGLRWFQLYVFKDKSVTMDLIKQAERSGYKAIVITVDTPRVGKKLVDDRNRFYLPSHLHRVNATTDTSDNTQSSQEAQESLVHKSTQTMLDPKLTWDTITWVKSFTKLPVIVKGILTGEDAKLAVQHGVDGIIVSNHGGRQLDGVLATIDVLGEVVEAVEGRVEVYVDGGVRQGTDVLKALALGAKAVFIGRPVLWGLAYQGQTGVEEVLRIIKEEFKLAMALSGIG